In Centroberyx gerrardi isolate f3 chromosome 14, fCenGer3.hap1.cur.20231027, whole genome shotgun sequence, the genomic stretch aaaaaaaagaagaagaagacattccAGGTGACTATaatgtgcaaatcagatgttgCTTGCTTGTGTATGTGGTTGGCAGTgttgtgttggtctgttggtcaGTCACACCAGCCTGTCCTGCAGCAGCGGGCAGTTGTCCACCGCTCCCCGTCGGCTCAGAAGGTTCCAGATCATCGCTGTTCCAGAGCAGGTGTGAGCCTGGCCGTCTTGCGGGCCTGCAGACACTACATCCTCCTTCAGGGGACGATAGGACTTGAAGCGCctggtgagagaaagaaaacatcctGACTAGTTGTTTCTTTTGCATGTGTCTGAGGTGAGTAAATAAGTTAAGGTGTATGCCAACTTGATTACTTCCTAGATGACTATAATATCCATAAGACAAGTCAGTTCTTACTTGTAAGAATATGCCACTGTTCCTACTGCCAGAGCAACTACCAGGACCCCCAACACCATGGCTATAGTTCCGGATGAGGACAGACCAGAGCCTGAAACAAGAATAGACCCAACAATTATGCTGTCAATAGGAAGATGAAGTAAAAATCTATCGTCAAACCAAACCTGCAAATTTGTGCAAACTTGTTGTATGGCAGGTTAAGTTGCGTACCCATGCTGACATTGACTTTGGCACTGGTAACAGCTAAACTGACATCATTAGCCATGGACACGTTGATGCAGTAGACACCAGAGTCATTGAAGAAGTGACGCAGCACCAGCTGGCACTCTTTAGACGGCTCCACCATGTTGCACACTGTGTGAATCGGCCTCAAGCACTCTGCATCCAGAATCACACTGCACACCTCTTTCGGAAGGCTGGAGAAAGAAGACACACAGTGCAATACAGTGTTTCTTTTACACATGAATTCAAAATAGCTCCCAGTAATTTTGGCAATCATGGTAACCTGTATATCTTGACTTGTTTTGTGTGAGGTAGTAAGGTTGGATTATTTAAAAGGGTCCCTCTTAAAGATGCATCCATGGTGCTGAGGGTGTAGTACAGGATCACTCACCTTCCCTGGCAGGTAACAGTGAGATCCAACACATTTTTGTCAGCTTCGAGTGTATTCGTCACGGCGTTGTCCATTTGCAATATCTCAACTTTCTCAATGCCCTCTGAACACAAAGACATTACACATAGGGGGAAGGATTGTCAGCAAGTTCAACAGCCAATGTTATCCAATGGACATTGTTTCTAATACTGATGAATGTGGGATTTAATTAAGAGCAACTCACCAACCACTTCAATGCCAGTACAGAAGGAGCCATAGCGATATATCACACAGTCATCGTCTGAGGGTTTATCATCAGCATCCCGCTTAGCAACTATTACCACTGCAGCTTGGCCTGTCAGTGTCACTGTCCCCTTCGCACCTTGTGAGGAGAAACAGTAGTAGGGAATCAATACTATACTATCAATATTAATAACAGACTCCACCGCCAAAGCAATTCAGAATTAAACCACAATAGAACACAAAGCACAATAGAGCTATTCATCTTGAAGGCCACATGCCCCAATTGTGTCACAGCTTCCTCAAAGATTTACATCTGATTTGCATTTTAGGAATTCAGCTCATGCTCTAATCTCATGCACTTTAGAGTGAGTGAGCTGgtaggagttcagtgtcttgctcaaagactgGTAATGAGACGCACCCTGCTGCCCTAAATATGTACAACTGACCACACTTATTTTCCTCTCAGTTTACCTGCAACAAGCCCGGTCACCGTCCCATCGGTCACAGCCGTGGGCGTCATGGAGGTTGCTGTGGCTGAGTCAGCTGGCATGTCGGAGTTGACGGAGGAGGGAGTTTCCTGGGCAGGCTGAGTGGTGGAGGCGGTGGAGGCCTCCTCCTCCGTGTTGTCCTCCTCCGTATCAGATGGACCCACGTTCACGTTCAGACCGGCTGCGTTGGTGGACACCAGCAGTGGGACAGCAGACACCATCAGTGCAGGAGCTCTCACTGCAGACAGGCAAGGTTGTATGAAGTATGTTGTTAACCTGTGTTTCAGTTCGTCAGGAGTGCGGTATGTGTGTGGCGTATTCATAGGAATTTACGGTCTGTCAATGCATATCAACACTTCAATAAGCTGTTCTTATACAGTTTGTCACCCACCGTCAACATCTGTTCATTACCTGTGGTGCCGACATCAGCAGGTGGGCCAGGGGGCTGGGTGGGGGTGTCAACCGGTGGGTCACAGGCCTTATCCGGGATGACCGCCTGGATGACCACCTGGGGCTTGTAGGAGCCGGATTTAATGTAGGTGTGGGTGACAGTCAGCTCCCTGGATATGAGGGCTCCGCTTTCATCTCCAAAGTCCCAGTTGAAGGTGATGTCGGCGTTGCTGAGGTACTCGCTGGGGTCGTGCAGGGTGATGGTGAAGGCGATGGCCCGGTTCTGGATGAAGCGCATGTCCCCCGCCACGATGTCGTTCACTTGGTCCAGGGAGACGGCGAAGGGGATTTGATCTGAGGGGGACACAGATGGACAATCACCCTCAGACAGTAAATCTACACAAGACCACTAGTCACGCCAAGGGCTCCACTGAACAAATGAGCACAGTGAACAAACAGAAAACTGGAACTGGAAGCTTATAGCATGTAGTAAAACAATAAATCCATTAAAAGAGAAGTATAAATCTGAGTTGTTAACCTGTGATGGAGAACTGAGTGGAGGCATATCCCAGAGGAATGAACTTCTCCTTGCTGCGGTAGTGGTAGATGACGATGTCCATGGTGTAGGAGCCCAGCGGGACGTCATCTGTACCGATGGTGAGGGAGGAGCAGGGGCCGTCTGACACCTGCCAGTACTGACCTGCACAAGTTCATGAGCCTGTTAAGTGGACTTTGAAGACATGTGACTGTGATGAAGTTAGGATTTATTAATATGGACAATCACTGTGGTTCCCAACCTTTTTCCCCAGGACCTCCCTAATGTACCAACAACAAACTCTGTCCCCTCACCTCCCATCCTGGTATATGCATCTTACAgatactagggttagaccgatataacggtctatatacatgtatatattgGCCTTTCCTGAAATGTTGTATATCGGCTAGTCAGTGTTATATAGTATCTCTGAtataatggaggttcctccctgaccacagctacataaaatcAGGCCGTAAAACACGCAattaaatcttattttctttgttttctttggaggAGCTCATTACtatgggttttaatggagtGTTTTAGTGTCACTTAATGGAATAAATGCTGTTCCCACCCCGCCAAGTGTAAAATTTTGAGGGAAACATTTTTATGTCTAGTCAAGGGCAAATGAAGTTAGTGAGAGGGTCTGATCATATGACCATTATTTAAGGCTCTTATACATAATCCATCCTGGGTCATATTTCAGGTCATGTCATGTGAGCAAGAAACTCCCTGACCCACAGAAATCAACATGATTTAGAAGCTATTTGGACTGTAATGTGAGAGGAAAGCTCCACTTACCCCACGTCTTCCAGACAAACACATAGCTGGGCTTCTTGTCCTTCTTGAAGGGAGTCCCATCAGGGAAAACACCTTCCCACTCTGTGCTCTGCGCTGGGTATACTGGCTCAGACTCATGGTACTTAGTTCctacagcaggagaaagagCATTGTGATTATTAGAGACTCTGCCATGCCACAAATTAGTAgataaaaaacacagtaaatagattatatgcaaaaaaaaacaaaaaaaacatttcaattacACACAACTACCATATTTCAACTGATGCGGtaaggagtgtgtgtctgtgtgtgtatggtgtctTACCATTGACTACGCAGTCCTCAGCCCAAACCACCTCTCCATTGGGTTGCACCTTTTGGTTGTGTGGGAACTGCAGGTCAATGGTGAAGGTAACCTTGGCTCCAGTTAGAGTTGGAGCATCATTCCCCACATTGAAAGTCACCCTTCCACCTGCATGGCAGTAGACAGGAAAACATCCATCCATGGAtacatgacatgaaaacagCTAGAGAATGTATATGATGAAGTGCAGCATGTCCTCTAAATATGTTTAATGACCATGGAAAATGCATAATAAAGTGTTAAAGCTGCATAGTAAGTCAGACATGGTAAGAGAGGTATATTCCTCAGGTCCTGATATGACTTTTTGAAGATACAAGGATGTTGCAGGACATTGACAATACAGGCAAGTGAAAGTCATTTTCTATGTTTATGGCAACAATATTTGCAACATGCATACCTTTCCAGGAGTCTCTGTAGCGCTGGTCTCCGTCTTTCCAGATTGGGTACATCTTACTATTCCATGATGGATATCGAGTGAAGCGGTTTTTAGGCTCTGAAATATCAGAATAAACATATATTTGAAAACAGAACTTGAATACTGCTCCATACATATAGTTTCTCCTATGAGAAGAAAATATGCCGCATATATTTCTGATTTTATGAGCACACCTTGGCCTTCTGCACTCTTGAAAGAATTTCTGTGATGTGTTTATTATTTCTGCTTGTCATTCAGTTGTCCAAAACTGCATTATTACTCAATTATAGCTTTCTAAGCTTCTAGAGTATCTCATGTGACAAAAGGTGAATGTAACCGAAGGTGACCACTAGTGACCGAAAGAGGGTGTTGGTGCTGTAGGTGCTGTTTGATTACCAACATAATTCTCTGGTCCCTCCAATCCCTCTCATGTGACGGTcagctgagtgtgtgagagagagagagagtgtgtgtgtgtgtgtgtgtgtgtgtgtgtgtgtgtgtgtgtataagcatgcatgtatgtgattTTATCACAGATTAAGACGGTCACAGGGTTTAATTTGGATTAAACACAAATGGGGCTAATATTAAAAGCTCCCCCCCTCAAAACTCTAGCAGATCACAAACTAAATGAGACGTTTGATTGTGTTTGGGAATTCATCCTGGATTATTACAGAATAATCACACCCATTGTCCCCTCCACTCTTGGTTTTTAGATAGACTAACTGAAATTGAGTACTAAGAATATCTTTAAATTAATTTCTCTGGGTGAGTGTCtttcaggtgtttttttctatccacatttcccataatgtGAACTTATAAATCACAGGATAAAGATTAATACTTATATCACTTTGCCTTACAAAGGTCAAATTCTTGCCATTCATGCTTGGTTGAGTATAGATGTCACGGGAATGACTTGAAACTACACAAACAGATCTTGAACTAGACACAGATTATGTAGACCAAGACAAGTGTTTCTCAGTTGGAAGTGATGAAATGCAGCACCTTTTTATAATACTGGATTTACTTCCATTTAtattggaaaaaatatttttaaaaaatcaaatcaaaaggaTGTCCTAATTTGAAGCCACCGTGTGTCTTAGAGCACCTTTTGACCTTTCAAAGGCCCAATCCTTAATCCAAATCTAAAGGTAGCCCTGctaaaaccaaaccaaaacattGCATAGTTCTTTCACTCTCAGACTGACAGAGCTCTAGATAAAAAGACTAACAGTATACAGCAGCTAAATATGAGTTTTTCATGCATTATGAAACTGCTAGAGGTTTGCTTTTTCCTTATTTCTTTGTAAATATTTGTTTAAAACGGAGCTTTTTCTAAAATGCACAGGATCCCTGGTCTTCCTATCTACATGTTATAATCATAATAATGGAACACCAGCATTAATAACGATGGAGGGCTTTTCTCTGGCATGGTTTTAGTCTACTTATGTCCTGGGGGGGTAAAGTTCATGTTAACCACTAGTACTAACCTATTGattctgtgtttatgtgatcATCGAAGCTCTCCGTCTTAATGTGTTTGTAAGAGTCTCAGTTACAATTTCAGAATTTCATAAAGCTTGATAGGAATAATTTTGTTAAAACCCTTGGGTAAAAGTATAAAAGGAGGTCATTCAGAATTACTTTTTATTAACTTTGTTAGCAGTAATTAGAAAATAGCTCAAGGTGTTTGAACATGAGCCATGCCTGAAACTGCAGCCACATCAGTACCAAGCCACCAGAAACATTCAATACTTCAtgttggtgtttccattattttaaaCAGAGCCTGTATATAGTACCTGAAATTCAGTTTAAACATTGTATCATCTGTACTTACTTGCCACAGCATATGAAGCTACTGCCAGCAGCACCAACAGTACAAGAGACGTCCGCATGGTCAGTGTGCCTCCTCTTTATGAAATATCCCTTTTCTGAGCAGCGGGACAGAGCAAACTGGCCTTATAAACTGTCTGATGTCTGAGCTCACAGAGTGGCAGTAGGAGAAACCCCTCCTCCCCAGGAAGCTCTGCAGTCCCTCCTCCCATGAGACTTAGGGGCACCTGGAGTGTACtgattgtgtgtttacagtagaagTACTGAACATGTCAGGGATTATATAGGTCTCATACAGTAGTGCAAACACCACATAGTCACATAAGAAATGCAAAATTCCACGTTTTTTGCATGGCAACAGATTGGGTCACGAGGTTAATAGAGGGTGTataatttaaacattttcaaacaagcCTACTGCAAAGTTGAAGGATACATGAGTATATGTACATCATTTTTTCCTCACCTCCTCAAACTGTACTGTAAAGTAGTAGAGCGCACTGCATGGTTGTATAATATTTCATTACCGCTAGCCTTGTGTAATCAGTCTATTCATATTTGCCAGAGGCCATATTTGCAAGGCCTCTGTGAGTGCACTGAAAACTtcaacatgttaaaaaaaatgtgttacatGTTGTTATGATATCCCCAAAGTGGATAATGACAGAACTGAACTGGCCGAGGCTCAATACAATATTTAGATCATGAAGTTTACAGTATTATCAGTTTGactcatttatcaatacacaggatatgatgttaatatcccttgtgccataatccatgGTGAGCATTCATATGGAGGCCCAATTCTGGAAATTCTGAAACTGGACAGAATATAAATGTGGAATCTAACAAAGTTGGCGTGTCACCACTTGCATGTGAAAGCATGTGCTTCCAAATACAGTATGAATAGCCGTCTAAATCTCTTTTTAAATCACCTGACCCATTTTAGACTGCCTCTCCAATTAGCCCTAATTATTTGGGGATTTACACTGAAATTCACGTTGCTACTTTCAACCGATGATCATCTGTCATCCAATTAACACCATGGAAAACGCTAAAAAATGATATTCCTAGAGgttaaatgggttgaaaatttTGTACGGCTGCGATGTCAATATGGGATACACTGTAAtacctgaaatgtaaatgtgtgggATGGGGAGCAGCGGCTGGTCATTTCTGTGTCACTAGAACAATAGGTCACATAATACTGCTAAGAGAGACTGTGCTTACAGAAAAAAATGGGAGGAATGCAACATTAATGAGGATTATTGAAGCACTTGTGACTCCCTAAATTCATCCGGCTTTGTCCTACTACCCACAGAACTATAAAGTCACTTTGTTGAAGGTTTTTTTGGTCTTAATATATGCCAAACTGTGACACTGTTTAAAGCTCTTTTAAACAATGTCAGCATTCACAACAAATCCTACTCAAATCCATTTCATCTCTCATGATGAATGTTAACCGTAAACCCTGTAACTCCCCTAACGCCTCATCCCATAGCCCCATAATAtagaaatgaaaatacaatcGAGAATGCTGCAAAACGTGCTTTTTTATtgaaaatttaattaaaaatactCAATACTCATTAAGAAATACTGGCAAATACATTGCGGCAGACATTGTAATACAACTTAAACGTGTCTCTGGCTTTGAGTCGAGGTCCCGGAAGCAGTTTGGTCAGCAGATGCCAGTCTGCTCTGTGCTGCATCGGCACCTGTGGGTCCCACCTGCTCAGACGCAGTGGGTGCTGTGAGAGGAGTGGGTGGAGAAGTAGAGAGGCGATCATAGACCCTCCACCTTCCAGACTTTGTGACAGGCCGGTTCTCATCTGCACTAAGGAGATACCTAGTTCCCGCTGATAGAGATGCCTTTCCATCCGCTGTGTGTGTTGCCTCCTCATCCGATGCAGACGCTTCCCTTCCAGACACAGAATGAAGACTTCTGCTGTGGCTGTCCTGAGCGATGTTGGGCTGCCCCAAAGCTTCCGCCGACGCCACCGAGAGGCATTTGCATTCACCCGGAGGTGTGCTGCTGCTAATAGGCGAGAGAGTGTTTGTGGGACTTTCCTCCTGGAGAACTGGGTCAGAATTGTAAACTTCTGGAAGTGTGTCGACTTCCTCTGAGGAGCTTGTATCAGGCTCTTGTGTTGCAAAGCCTTCATCCCGCAGGACGACAAGCACGGTGTCCATGAGGCCTGAGGCCACGTACTCCATATTTAACGATGACATCCATCCAAGTTGCCTATATTGAGCGTGAGACGCCTCTGCACTCACACTCAAGGTGAACGAGTTAGACCCAGACTGGTGTTTAGTAACAGTAGCAAGGACCTGAGTGCTACTTTGCACCAGTGAAGTTTCCATGCTTCCCATGatgctgcaaacagcgtttatAGCCAACTCCCTGGCCTCAGGCGAAAACGACACGGTTCGACACACTTGTTGTATTTTGTCTATCACTTTGGTTTTGACTTTTTCCAGAATGTTCACCATCACGTCTTTGACAGCAGCCTCCATTTGGCCCAGTGAATCCTTGACCGCATTGTCGGCATCGTTGGCTGCGGCAGTCTGAGATCCGGATGCCTGTGCCCACGGCGGAGAGGACCGCTCATCACGACTGGGCGTGAGCTGGCTGAGTTTGGCCGACACGCACTTCAGCATCTCCTCAGTCATGTCTTTCTCTGACTGGTCAGAATCCTCAAGGTCCGCCATCCTGAATTCAGAGAGACTGCGCTGAACGTTCCTCCTCAGAGATTCTCCCATCTGGTCTTTGAAGGGATCGGCGGCGATGTGGTCCAAAACTCCATTCACAACAGTGGCAACCACATCGGAGAAAGAGGTGCTTGTGGTGACTCGCGTCCAAGGAGAATCTGTCTCAGAGTCGAAAGCAGAAGTCGGTGTTATCAGTCGTTCATCATCGGCAGAACTTCCATCAGAATCGGGGTGTGGCAGTAGTTGGCTCAGTTCTGGTGGTGAAATAACATTTACCGCCATGGGAAGCTCAGAGATGGAGGCATTCTGTGAGTGAAGGGCTAACGGGCTTCCATCAGATCCAGAGAGCTCACTGAACATCGGCTGAATGGTCTCATTGTCCCTAGTCAGtccttcattttcatttggcAGCAATTCACCCATTCCACGGCACCTAAGCAGAGCTTGTTCCACTAAATAATTAGATATTTCCTCTATTGCGGCAGCTTCGTTGTGTTCATCTCGGTGTTCCTGTGATGTCTCAGGTGGCACCTCACCCTCATTCAGAAGTGAGGTGGGTGGAGACCGGTCAGCCTTGGCCATCCAACTGGCCTCCATGATGCCAAACAGATCGCACACAGAAGCAGTTTGACTGACTTGAAGCGACACATCTCTTCTAGACAAGGGTGCAACAGATGCTTCTGGTTCCAAGTTGTTTTCTGAGACGGCTGAAGAGTTGAATGAGGTTTTTGAGATTGATGATTCTGATGGCTGTAAGTAAAACATGTCCAGGTCCAggttcaggtcaggcagtcctGCTGCTGTATCTTCTGACGGCATCAGGAGTGATCTTTGTCCAGGGACGCTGTCATCAGCGCCATCTGGACACAAAACATCCTTTATGTCCTCGGTCACCTCTTGCTTGCATGGGAAGTTGTCATATGCAGCGTTGATGAGATCACACGCAGTAACGTCTAATGTTGAGTAAGCGTccccattctgtgtgtgtgctgtttcaTCTGATTCATACATTGCAGTGTCTCTCTTAATGTCAGTGTCAAAGGTAGAGTGTCCCGGGTTTCCTTGACTGAGACACTCATCTTCTGACATACTGCTGCTCCTCATATCCACCACTGTTAGACTCCTTTTTGGTTCTTTATGCTCAAAGACTTGACCCATGTCTCTCTCCATATCACTGTCCCCTTGATGGTGATGACTTTCTATGATGTActgcaaaaataaaacatagtACCACACGTGTGCATTTACAAAACATTGAATGTCTGTGTAATTGCGAGAAATTACAAATGGATGTAACTTCCACAGTTCTTCCACAGTAAATCTGTGACCGAAACTTCAACTGTTTCCTTTGTACCTCTTGTTTGTTCTCATATGCcacatattttatgtaaagtAAATCTACCTGCTGTGTGTTGATGTCCTCCACCACATTCACACTGCTGTTGCTGGTTGTTTGTGGAATCTGAGGCAGAGGTTTCAGTCTTCTGGGGTGCGGACAGCCGAACAAGGATGGTTCTGCCACATACACAACTTATCATTTTCACTGAATTTCTGACATTTCTGACATTGTTCATCACTCATTAGAAAATCTACAGTAAGCACACACCGTCAGATAGAAAACACAAAGTGAAATAATCTTACCTTCCAGCGAAATCAGTCTTTCAAAAGACAGCGAAGCAGCTTGATGACAGCTTTGGGCTTTGATTCAAACAGAAAGCAGAACGTAGTGATGATTGACATGTGACCTTCCAAAACATGATGTTGACAGGAGAATATGAACAGCTCAACATCGTTCACTCCAAAAGTAGATTAGAACTCTTACAGTGGTTTTCCAACCTCTCATACTGCATGCTTTTCAGTGTCTGGATGGCAAGTTTTTGCTCCATTATGGTCTTTTTCTGTAAGGAAGACCATAAGAAAGAAAAGGTTTTAAAGACATCCAAAGTGTTTTGgttattgttgtatttgttttgttttaaagttTCTCCTGCCACTAAACTTGTGCTTGTGTATAAACTTGTGTGAATGAAAGACACTTTTGCAAGAAATTTTGAAGAACAAGAGTCCACTCTGAGTTAAAAAATATACTGTTAGCCTTAGTAAGTGATGGAGAAATTTCACCTTGTTACCGCGCCTTTGCGTGGTTTCCTTCAGGTATGTGGCCTTGTTGACTTCTGCCTTTAATTCCTTTTCAATTAGCATCAGTTGGGATCGTGCCTTTGAAATCCAGTTCTCCTTATACTATGGGCAAATCAGAACAGTGGTTTAAACATGGTCCCTATAAAACTGACAttgattgtgtgtctgtgtgtgtgtgttaggagaCATTATACACTaacacattacacactacacTCCTACCAGTTGCTTATACAgagtgttctctctctctgtgcctcctcCAGCTTGCAATGCTTCTTCTATTCTGACGCCCCTAAGATACACAACATTGATCGTTTTTTATATGTTTTCCTACACATCACCGCCGTCACACATCCAATTAAGACCTTAAACTTTTCTCACTATATTAAACAAGTGCTCATTCCAAAATACTATATGTCGTTTTACTATATGCTGGCCAGGATGCATCCCTGCAAATCATTTCATAAGAAAATGTGTCACATTTTCCCAGTGGTGGATATGTTTTGCTGTAAAAATCTTGAAATATCACAAAGATAGCTGTAATAGTGACTGGATCCGGTTACCAGGGGGCACTGGTCAACTGCAGCAGGCTTTGGTTATGAGCACCCAGCCTCAGTAAGTACTCTCTCATCTCGGTGAGCGTGACACTCGGTGGGATTTGCCCATTCTCTTGCAGTTTTACAAGCATCCGCAtcttttccctctgaaatgaaacaaagaaCAGTTTTAAAGGACTCACTAACAGATGCATGGCACGTCTTCTgagcattttattttgtattttctgaagataaatcttaaaaaaatggATCATGTACCATCTTTTTTGTGTAGGTCTTGTCGAGGTCGCCTTTAATTGTGTCCAGGTATTGTCTGTAGGTGTTGTATTCCTTTAGAGTGCACACAACCTTGGGAGGGGGAAATGTCAATTAGGGGTATTTTCACATTagtatttcttttttccttatAGTGTGTTTCCCTGTCACTCACTCTGTCATCTTCGGTGATGAAGTTTTCCCTCCTCAGCTTTTTGTGCATGCTCCTCTGATGGTAATACTTACTGAGGCACGGGTCGTGCAGGCTGTTGTAGCTCACACTCATAATGTGGCAGTTTGGGTCGCTGAGGTTGAAATCGGCAGAAGGCTGGTACAGCTGGGACAGTTCAGAATGAGGATTGGCAATGAGAGCTCGGTCACACGTCGCTGtcgagtgaaaaccttgtatctcccacATGTCCACTTTTCAGggactaagaaaaacagctttactTTCAGA encodes the following:
- the pmelb gene encoding premelanosome protein b — its product is MRTSLVLLVLLAVASYAVAKPKNRFTRYPSWNSKMYPIWKDGDQRYRDSWKGGRVTFNVGNDAPTLTGAKVTFTIDLQFPHNQKVQPNGEVVWAEDCVVNGTKYHESEPVYPAQSTEWEGVFPDGTPFKKDKKPSYVFVWKTWGQYWQVSDGPCSSLTIGTDDVPLGSYTMDIVIYHYRSKEKFIPLGYASTQFSITDQIPFAVSLDQVNDIVAGDMRFIQNRAIAFTITLHDPSEYLSNADITFNWDFGDESGALISRELTVTHTYIKSGSYKPQVVIQAVIPDKACDPPVDTPTQPPGPPADVGTTVRAPALMVSAVPLLVSTNAAGLNVNVGPSDTEEDNTEEEASTASTTQPAQETPSSVNSDMPADSATATSMTPTAVTDGTVTGLVAGAKGTVTLTGQAAVVIVAKRDADDKPSDDDCVIYRYGSFCTGIEVVEGIEKVEILQMDNAVTNTLEADKNVLDLTVTCQGSLPKEVCSVILDAECLRPIHTVCNMVEPSKECQLVLRHFFNDSGVYCINVSMANDVSLAVTSAKVNVSMGSGLSSSGTIAMVLGVLVVALAVGTVAYSYKRFKSYRPLKEDVVSAGPQDGQAHTCSGTAMIWNLLSRRGAVDNCPLLQDRLV